Proteins encoded within one genomic window of Halalkalibacillus sediminis:
- a CDS encoding class I SAM-dependent methyltransferase, which translates to MSERKQTEVIKRRYNRISGVFDVMDHMIREEWRKELLKHAKGKVLEVGVGTGTNLKYYPSNVEVTGIDFSPKMLQKAREKADDLAISVELIEMDAQQMDFPDNSFDTVVSTCVFCSVPDPVQGLKEIRRVTKPSGNIIMLEHMRSENEVVGKAMDLLNPIGLHIVGANINRKTMENIDKSGMKVENENRLMSTIMKELILSPNKN; encoded by the coding sequence ATGTCTGAAAGAAAACAAACGGAAGTGATTAAGCGAAGATATAACCGTATTTCCGGTGTATTCGACGTTATGGATCATATGATTCGTGAAGAATGGCGGAAAGAACTGTTGAAACACGCAAAAGGAAAAGTGTTAGAAGTTGGTGTCGGCACTGGTACAAACCTTAAATATTATCCTTCTAATGTGGAAGTAACAGGTATCGATTTTAGTCCAAAAATGCTTCAGAAAGCACGGGAAAAGGCAGATGATCTGGCAATATCGGTAGAATTGATTGAAATGGATGCGCAGCAGATGGATTTTCCGGATAACTCGTTTGATACGGTCGTTTCCACCTGTGTTTTTTGTTCAGTCCCAGATCCAGTTCAAGGCTTAAAAGAAATTAGGAGAGTGACCAAACCATCTGGAAACATCATTATGCTGGAACATATGCGTAGTGAAAATGAGGTCGTTGGTAAAGCGATGGATCTATTAAACCCAATCGGTTTACACATTGTCGGCGCGAATATCAATCGTAAAACGATGGAGAATATTGATAAGTCCGGGATGAAAGTTGAAAATGAAAACCGTCTGATGTCAACTATAATGAAAGAACTGATTCTTTCTCCTAATAAAAACTGA
- a CDS encoding hydrogenase maturation nickel metallochaperone HypA, whose protein sequence is MSEIIQLVSEDARSRSFKRVERIDVVVGELSNVLPDALELAFSYFQGQGLVFIDEATTLKIIREAAVARCEICQWEFEPDYQIALCPKCDQVSCVLVSGETFKVESYEGSDALES, encoded by the coding sequence ATGTCAGAGATCATTCAATTAGTCTCCGAAGATGCACGATCGAGATCGTTTAAGAGAGTCGAACGTATAGATGTAGTGGTAGGAGAGCTGTCCAATGTTTTGCCGGACGCATTAGAGTTAGCATTCTCATATTTTCAAGGGCAAGGACTTGTCTTTATTGATGAAGCCACAACATTAAAAATCATCAGGGAAGCTGCAGTAGCAAGGTGTGAGATATGCCAATGGGAGTTTGAGCCGGATTATCAAATAGCTTTGTGCCCTAAGTGTGACCAAGTGAGCTGTGTGTTGGTATCTGGGGAAACTTTTAAAGTTGAATCTTATGAAGGAAGTGATGCACTTGAAAGTTAA
- the hypB gene encoding hydrogenase nickel incorporation protein HypB produces the protein MKVKLKEEVLKDQNRSAEFNRQHFNNCNTLVINLMSSPGAGKTTLLERTIRELKGDYRIAVIEGDLATERDAERLRSLGIQTVQINTVGGCHLDARMVAKQLPNFELENIDILFIENIGNLVCPSGYDLGQDYKVVVLSVPEGNDKIPKYPVMFRRTDMTIINKIDLLPFVAFDLGEAKNDLKAIHPKCLFQALSAQTGEGFENWINWLKDVEKNV, from the coding sequence TTGAAAGTTAAACTTAAAGAAGAAGTGTTAAAAGATCAAAACCGATCAGCCGAATTCAACAGACAACACTTCAATAATTGCAATACTCTAGTAATCAACCTCATGAGTTCTCCGGGAGCGGGAAAAACGACCCTGCTTGAAAGAACCATTAGAGAACTTAAAGGTGATTATCGAATAGCAGTGATTGAAGGAGATTTGGCTACAGAACGAGACGCTGAACGTCTGCGTTCGCTTGGTATTCAAACTGTCCAGATCAATACAGTGGGAGGTTGTCATTTAGATGCGAGAATGGTAGCTAAACAGCTTCCTAACTTTGAACTTGAAAATATCGATATTTTATTTATTGAGAACATAGGTAACTTAGTCTGTCCTTCTGGCTATGACTTAGGGCAAGACTACAAAGTGGTCGTCTTGAGTGTTCCTGAGGGAAACGACAAAATCCCGAAATATCCCGTAATGTTTAGGCGTACAGACATGACGATTATAAATAAAATCGACCTTCTTCCATTTGTAGCTTTCGATCTTGGAGAAGCTAAAAACGACCTGAAGGCAATTCATCCGAAATGTTTATTTCAAGCGCTTTCCGCTCAGACAGGAGAAGGCTTCGAGAACTGGATCAACTGGCTAAAGGATGTTGAAAAAAATGTATAA
- the hypF gene encoding carbamoyltransferase HypF, with the protein MYKALEITVSGRVQGVGFRPFLYSLAKQYQLTGIVQNNFGSVFIHIEGNEPNLLQMVTDIKREAPPLSKISDLQVQAVSPIHYKDFTIVPSEKSSNSLPLVSSDAAICDKCMEEWRDPENRRFHHPFINCTQCGPRYTIIQDLPYDRIHTTMKDFQMCPECQKEYEDPSNRRHHAQPICCPSCGPKLTLYDCNNKQIADRQDAVTKAIDFLAEGKIVAIKGIGGYHLACDAYQGASIKELRVRKGRPQKPLAVMAKSIETVQRLCNLSKEEEKMLTGTEKPIVVLTERKVDSLPESLSPELTSVGVMLPYTPLHHLLFEGGKLDCLVMTSSNLSGLPIQYEENELEKLSQVCDFYLTHNRPIYLPLDDSVVQLENSETRYIRRARGFVPEPFPTKRDVDQVIALGGQQKNTFAIGKQNHIWVGPHIGDIENEEMIQSFENQLEHFKGWLDLDLEVLAVDKHPQYSTSFLAEKMNCPVISVQHHHAHHVSCMEDNNLTSPTLGLILDGTGYGEDSHIWGFEFLYGDASSFERAAHLTYTPLPGGEKCVKEPWRIATGMILHYWPNDGKEIAERLFPGKQKELSIIEQMVFRGINSPQAGSCGRLFDAVSAILGVCHTSTYEGEAAVKLSDYIMQLPENEAIAHPYPYRLHEDKAGLLELDFSPMIQQIIEDKLTSTPKMKIIQRFHSTIVKSCVDTVLILFEKRPEWNRSVVLSGGSFQNLFLAREIKNQLQKQKVKVYTHKKVPCNDGGLSLGQLIIAATKWNGS; encoded by the coding sequence ATGTATAAAGCGCTAGAAATCACGGTAAGTGGTAGGGTTCAGGGAGTGGGGTTCCGACCGTTTCTATATTCTCTTGCTAAACAATACCAGCTTACAGGCATTGTTCAGAACAACTTTGGTAGTGTTTTTATTCATATTGAAGGAAATGAACCTAATCTTTTGCAAATGGTCACAGACATAAAACGGGAAGCTCCTCCTTTATCCAAAATCAGCGATCTGCAGGTTCAAGCTGTTTCCCCCATTCACTATAAAGATTTTACTATAGTTCCAAGCGAAAAGAGTAGCAATTCTCTCCCATTGGTCAGTAGCGATGCTGCGATCTGCGACAAGTGTATGGAAGAATGGAGGGATCCTGAAAATCGTCGGTTTCACCACCCTTTTATTAACTGTACTCAATGCGGTCCGCGGTATACAATCATTCAGGACCTGCCGTATGACCGTATTCATACCACAATGAAAGATTTTCAGATGTGTCCTGAGTGTCAGAAAGAATATGAAGACCCGAGCAATCGACGTCATCATGCTCAGCCTATCTGTTGCCCATCTTGTGGACCCAAGCTTACGCTATACGATTGTAACAACAAGCAGATAGCAGACCGTCAGGACGCGGTCACTAAAGCAATCGATTTTCTTGCGGAAGGAAAAATAGTAGCGATTAAAGGAATAGGTGGGTACCATTTAGCATGCGATGCTTATCAAGGAGCATCCATAAAAGAATTAAGGGTGAGGAAAGGTCGTCCTCAAAAGCCTTTAGCTGTTATGGCCAAATCGATAGAAACGGTACAGAGGCTTTGTAATCTTTCAAAAGAGGAAGAGAAGATGCTTACAGGAACTGAAAAGCCCATTGTTGTTTTAACTGAAAGAAAGGTGGATTCATTACCTGAATCGTTGTCCCCTGAGCTAACATCAGTTGGTGTTATGCTTCCCTACACCCCCTTGCACCATTTACTGTTTGAAGGCGGGAAGCTGGACTGCTTAGTAATGACTAGCAGCAATTTATCGGGACTTCCCATACAGTATGAAGAGAATGAATTAGAAAAGCTCTCTCAGGTTTGTGATTTTTATTTAACTCACAATCGACCGATTTATCTTCCCCTAGACGATTCAGTTGTTCAACTTGAAAATAGTGAAACCAGATATATAAGGAGGGCTAGGGGATTCGTCCCCGAACCTTTTCCAACAAAAAGGGATGTTGATCAGGTAATTGCTTTGGGTGGACAGCAAAAAAATACGTTTGCTATCGGAAAACAAAATCATATCTGGGTGGGTCCTCATATAGGTGACATTGAAAATGAAGAAATGATTCAATCTTTCGAGAATCAGCTTGAGCATTTTAAAGGGTGGCTGGATTTGGATCTAGAGGTTCTGGCAGTAGATAAGCACCCTCAGTACTCAACATCTTTCTTGGCTGAAAAAATGAATTGTCCAGTTATATCTGTCCAGCACCACCATGCTCATCATGTTTCATGTATGGAGGACAACAATCTAACTTCTCCTACCTTGGGTCTCATTTTAGATGGAACAGGATATGGAGAGGACAGTCACATATGGGGGTTTGAGTTTCTGTATGGAGATGCAAGTTCATTTGAACGTGCTGCACACTTAACTTATACACCTCTTCCAGGAGGTGAGAAATGTGTGAAGGAACCATGGAGGATTGCAACAGGCATGATCCTTCATTACTGGCCGAATGATGGAAAGGAAATTGCTGAAAGACTTTTTCCAGGAAAACAGAAGGAATTAAGTATAATTGAACAGATGGTTTTTCGTGGGATTAATAGTCCGCAAGCAGGGTCATGTGGCCGATTGTTCGACGCGGTGAGTGCGATATTAGGAGTCTGTCACACCTCTACCTATGAAGGAGAAGCGGCTGTGAAATTGTCTGACTATATTATGCAACTTCCGGAAAATGAAGCTATCGCTCACCCCTACCCTTACCGTTTACACGAAGATAAAGCTGGGTTGCTAGAACTGGATTTCTCCCCTATGATTCAACAAATTATCGAAGACAAATTGACCTCTACACCAAAAATGAAAATCATCCAAAGATTCCATTCGACGATTGTGAAATCTTGTGTAGACACAGTTTTAATTTTATTCGAAAAAAGACCGGAATGGAATCGCTCAGTTGTTCTTTCAGGAGGGTCATTTCAGAATTTGTTTTTGGCTAGAGAAATTAAAAACCAGTTGCAAAAACAGAAAGTAAAAGTTTACACGCATAAGAAAGTGCCCTGTAATGATGGTGGATTGTCGCTCGGTCAGTTGATTATTGCCGCAACTAAATGGAATGGGAGCTGA
- a CDS encoding HypC/HybG/HupF family hydrogenase formation chaperone, translated as MCLGVPAKVLEVSKENALVDVMGSRMYVGTVFVPEVKKGDYVLLHAGQGMTIVDQKFAMESMEEWRRVLNE; from the coding sequence TTGTGTTTAGGAGTACCTGCGAAAGTATTGGAAGTCAGTAAGGAAAATGCATTGGTAGATGTAATGGGATCAAGAATGTATGTTGGGACAGTATTCGTGCCCGAAGTGAAAAAGGGAGACTATGTTCTTTTGCATGCTGGACAGGGGATGACTATTGTCGACCAGAAATTTGCTATGGAGAGTATGGAGGAATGGAGGAGGGTTTTGAATGAATAA
- the hypD gene encoding hydrogenase formation protein HypD: MNNLDIFSENDMARRSVDAVIKLSEKFKKDKGRLPVLMEVCGSHTMAFAKTGIKQRLSEHVKLIAGPGCPVCVTDQKSIDAMIQLSEIPDTIICTFGDMMRVPGSKYSLMKAKTEGKDIRVVYSPLESVKIAQNNPDKEVVFLGIGFETTIPVLALAVRDAENLELSNYTIWMTTKLVEPVLRSLLDSGEVMVDGLLLPGHVSVVLGKKSYDFLMNEYKVPSVITGFEPVQLLTGIYKSVDLLLHQKAEVINDYPHVVKNEGNLVARRLLEKYFKLNDEAWRGMSKIPNSGLVFKDRYARFDAKKKFNVHVKEPRKTKCRCGEIIKGSINPEECVLFNKGCTPTHPIGPCMVSTEGTCAAHYQYMREE, encoded by the coding sequence ATGAATAATTTAGACATCTTCTCTGAAAATGATATGGCGCGTCGTTCTGTGGACGCAGTTATAAAATTGTCAGAGAAATTCAAAAAAGACAAAGGACGGCTCCCTGTTCTGATGGAAGTTTGTGGTTCCCATACAATGGCTTTTGCTAAAACAGGGATCAAGCAAAGATTAAGTGAGCACGTGAAGCTAATTGCTGGACCGGGGTGTCCCGTATGTGTAACAGATCAAAAGTCCATAGATGCAATGATTCAATTATCCGAAATCCCTGATACAATTATTTGTACTTTCGGGGATATGATGCGTGTTCCAGGGTCAAAGTATAGTTTGATGAAGGCTAAAACTGAAGGTAAAGACATACGTGTGGTCTATTCTCCACTTGAAAGTGTGAAAATCGCTCAAAACAACCCTGATAAAGAAGTGGTCTTCTTAGGAATAGGATTCGAAACAACGATTCCGGTACTTGCTCTTGCGGTTAGGGACGCGGAGAATTTAGAACTCAGCAACTATACTATATGGATGACCACAAAATTAGTTGAACCTGTTTTGCGATCCCTTCTTGATTCAGGAGAAGTAATGGTCGATGGGTTGTTATTACCAGGGCATGTATCTGTAGTACTAGGGAAGAAAAGCTATGATTTTCTTATGAATGAATATAAGGTGCCTAGTGTTATCACAGGGTTTGAGCCTGTGCAATTACTGACAGGGATCTATAAATCTGTTGATCTCCTTCTTCACCAAAAGGCTGAAGTCATCAATGATTATCCTCATGTTGTAAAAAACGAAGGGAACCTAGTTGCTAGGAGGTTACTAGAAAAATATTTCAAGTTAAACGATGAGGCTTGGAGAGGGATGAGTAAGATTCCAAACAGTGGACTCGTCTTTAAAGATCGTTATGCGAGGTTTGATGCAAAAAAGAAATTTAATGTGCATGTAAAAGAACCTAGAAAAACAAAGTGTCGATGTGGTGAGATTATAAAAGGCTCCATTAATCCAGAAGAGTGTGTTTTATTTAACAAAGGTTGTACACCGACTCATCCGATAGGTCCTTGTATGGTGTCTACCGAAGGAACATGTGCAGCCCATTATCAGTATATGAGGGAGGAGTGA
- the hypE gene encoding hydrogenase expression/formation protein HypE, whose amino-acid sequence MTQRISMAHGEGGELTHKLIKNVFVRNFNNKEQSRLDAAALPWYQNEIVMTTDSYVVDPLFFPGGNIGKLAVTGTVNDLAVSGAKPIAMTAGFIIEEGFELGDLREIAQSMAMEARLAGVQIIAGDTKVVEKGNADGVFINTTGVGQFHEQRLESEAIKEGDAIIVSGAIGEHGVAIMSAREDLGLMTGLQSDCASLNHLVEEVMNHVEGIRVMRDPTRGGLATTLVELCEDFKFSAELVESTIPVPMEVHGACDILGFDPLYLANEGKIVLVVDAAHEHTILEAIKKHPLGNGAQIIGRVTSCKESSGRLYLKTPIGTTRRLHRLPGMLLPRIC is encoded by the coding sequence TTGACGCAGCGCATCAGTATGGCTCATGGCGAAGGTGGAGAATTGACCCATAAGTTAATTAAGAATGTTTTTGTGCGAAATTTTAACAATAAAGAACAATCTCGACTCGATGCAGCAGCCCTTCCCTGGTATCAAAATGAAATTGTTATGACTACAGACAGTTATGTTGTAGATCCGCTCTTTTTCCCAGGAGGTAACATTGGAAAATTAGCTGTTACAGGCACCGTAAACGACTTAGCTGTATCAGGAGCGAAACCTATAGCGATGACAGCAGGTTTCATCATTGAAGAAGGTTTCGAACTTGGTGACTTAAGAGAGATTGCTCAAAGTATGGCAATGGAAGCTCGGTTAGCAGGGGTTCAAATCATTGCAGGCGATACAAAGGTTGTAGAAAAAGGAAATGCGGATGGAGTTTTCATCAATACAACAGGAGTAGGACAGTTTCATGAACAGAGATTAGAATCAGAAGCAATTAAAGAGGGAGATGCCATCATCGTCAGTGGTGCGATTGGAGAACATGGCGTGGCAATCATGAGTGCAAGGGAAGATTTGGGTTTAATGACTGGCCTGCAAAGTGATTGTGCTTCCTTAAACCATCTCGTTGAAGAAGTAATGAATCACGTTGAAGGAATTCGGGTGATGCGAGACCCAACCAGAGGTGGCTTGGCTACAACACTAGTCGAACTCTGTGAAGACTTCAAGTTCAGCGCGGAACTGGTAGAGTCAACAATTCCTGTTCCTATGGAAGTGCATGGAGCATGCGATATTTTGGGGTTTGATCCTCTTTATTTGGCAAATGAAGGAAAAATTGTCTTAGTCGTAGATGCTGCACACGAACATACCATCTTAGAAGCTATAAAAAAACACCCTTTAGGTAACGGTGCGCAAATAATCGGGCGGGTGACATCTTGTAAAGAGTCTTCCGGAAGATTATATTTGAAGACACCTATTGGCACTACAAGAAGGTTACATCGTCTCCCAGGAATGCTATTACCTAGAATTTGTTAA
- a CDS encoding cytochrome b5 domain-containing protein, whose product MNNNYELLNMHMNRLVAQARQDVYTLSTLTNSAMTQQILQRLWDTLSSIQLVSEIMVNQVSSPSIPDSMPEPDHAYLGNPAIPPITPTPPLQTHQQTNRDITVEELATFDGKNGRPAYVAVNGTVYDVTNNRAWAAATHFALPAGRDYTSEFATCHAGQQSILATLPVVGRLV is encoded by the coding sequence ATGAATAATAATTATGAGTTACTCAATATGCACATGAATCGTCTCGTCGCTCAAGCTCGACAGGATGTATATACTTTATCTACATTAACAAATTCCGCTATGACTCAACAGATTCTTCAACGATTATGGGATACCTTATCCTCAATACAGTTAGTCTCTGAGATTATGGTTAATCAGGTTTCTAGTCCTAGTATTCCGGATTCCATGCCAGAACCTGATCACGCTTATTTAGGAAATCCGGCTATCCCTCCTATTACGCCCACACCTCCACTTCAAACCCACCAGCAAACCAATCGTGACATCACCGTTGAGGAGTTAGCCACTTTTGATGGTAAAAATGGCAGACCCGCCTATGTAGCTGTCAACGGTACTGTTTATGATGTAACAAATAACCGCGCATGGGCGGCAGCCACGCATTTTGCCCTGCCAGCAGGAAGAGATTACACCAGCGAATTCGCTACCTGTCATGCAGGGCAACAGTCTATTTTGGCAACATTACCAGTAGTAGGGAGGCTCGTATAA
- a CDS encoding hydrogenase small subunit — MEDQILPPESLTSEAIASRLTNNVSEQINNGLIKKQNLVYLELNGCSGNIISLLNGQNPDFEYTLNSMVDLRYSNSLMAAEGEQAVEKLMEVLEEDFILAVEGAVALKNNGLYNVIGRWEGEPFTGLQAAKLLGEKASHILAVGACATHGGVSAAKPNPSESVGLQSVLPEKKMIKLTGCPVHPDWFLGTLAHLLLYGEPETDNLDRPLMFYSTLIHDRCPRRPFFDRGIFAEKLGDKACLFKLGCRGPVTRVDCPTRQWNGHVNWPIGASTPCIGCAQFGFPDAMEPFINYDTTRIVEDE; from the coding sequence ATGGAAGACCAAATTTTACCCCCTGAATCGTTGACAAGTGAGGCGATTGCTTCAAGATTGACGAATAATGTGAGTGAACAGATTAACAACGGCCTGATAAAAAAACAAAATCTTGTTTACTTGGAGTTGAATGGCTGTTCGGGCAACATTATTTCTTTATTGAATGGTCAAAACCCAGATTTCGAGTATACTCTAAATTCTATGGTAGACCTTCGGTATAGTAACAGCCTAATGGCGGCAGAAGGAGAACAAGCGGTTGAGAAGCTGATGGAAGTGCTAGAGGAAGACTTTATCTTGGCAGTTGAAGGTGCTGTAGCATTAAAAAATAATGGCTTATACAATGTGATCGGACGCTGGGAAGGTGAACCTTTTACGGGACTTCAAGCAGCTAAACTTTTGGGGGAAAAGGCCTCCCATATTTTAGCGGTTGGAGCTTGTGCAACACATGGAGGAGTATCAGCTGCTAAACCCAATCCATCAGAATCAGTTGGTTTACAATCAGTACTTCCAGAAAAGAAAATGATTAAACTAACTGGCTGTCCTGTACATCCTGACTGGTTTTTAGGGACACTTGCGCACCTGTTATTATATGGTGAACCTGAGACCGATAACCTGGATCGACCGCTGATGTTCTATAGTACATTGATTCATGATCGTTGCCCTCGGAGACCTTTTTTTGACAGAGGTATCTTTGCAGAAAAGCTTGGAGACAAAGCATGCTTATTTAAGCTTGGCTGCCGTGGACCTGTCACTAGGGTCGATTGCCCAACACGTCAGTGGAATGGTCATGTGAACTGGCCGATTGGGGCTTCCACACCCTGTATCGGATGTGCTCAATTTGGATTCCCAGACGCGATGGAACCATTTATTAATTATGACACGACAAGGATTGTTGAAGATGAATAG